One genomic region from Haloprofundus salinisoli encodes:
- a CDS encoding CPBP family intramembrane glutamic endopeptidase yields MSSPSDSATADETPSVDSDRGSFLRRVLALFALGLLGIAALGMTLATQLGTTPLPPGVDLPLSLLVAASLIPNTLLLLVAVVVGAYCAPRAGFRSHVDERVARGTPLLSNLRSELSTAVGVGLAAGVAIVGFDAAAALVVPEVAQLHGGGATPSVAELLATVPLRFLYGGIVEELLLRWGLVSLLVYLGWRLLGTGVGPSEGVVWAGILIAAVAFGVGHLPALLGTADSLGIPVSPGLVARTVLLNAVGGVAFGWLFWRRSLEAAMVGHAASHAVLVGSSVLAILL; encoded by the coding sequence ATGTCCTCGCCGTCCGACTCCGCTACGGCGGACGAAACGCCGTCCGTCGACTCCGACCGCGGTTCGTTTCTCCGCCGCGTTCTCGCACTGTTCGCGCTCGGTCTCCTCGGTATCGCAGCGCTCGGGATGACCCTCGCGACCCAGTTGGGTACGACACCGCTGCCGCCCGGTGTCGACCTGCCGCTCTCGCTTCTGGTCGCCGCTTCGCTGATTCCGAACACGCTGCTGTTGCTCGTGGCCGTCGTCGTCGGGGCCTACTGTGCGCCTCGCGCCGGATTTCGCTCGCACGTCGACGAACGCGTCGCCCGCGGGACGCCGCTGCTCTCGAATCTCCGCTCCGAACTCTCGACCGCCGTCGGCGTCGGCCTCGCCGCCGGCGTCGCCATCGTCGGGTTCGACGCCGCCGCGGCGCTCGTCGTCCCCGAAGTCGCGCAACTCCATGGAGGCGGCGCGACGCCGTCCGTCGCCGAGCTACTGGCGACGGTGCCGCTTCGGTTTCTCTACGGCGGCATCGTCGAGGAACTGCTGTTGCGGTGGGGGCTGGTCTCGCTCCTCGTCTATCTCGGGTGGCGACTGCTCGGGACGGGTGTCGGCCCATCCGAGGGAGTGGTCTGGGCGGGTATTCTCATCGCCGCCGTCGCCTTCGGCGTCGGACACCTGCCGGCGCTCCTCGGGACCGCCGATTCGCTCGGCATCCCGGTGAGTCCCGGACTCGTCGCGCGGACGGTACTGCTGAACGCCGTCGGCGGTGTCGCGTTCGGCTGGCTGTTCTGGCGACGGAGTCTCGAAGCCGCGATGGTCGGCCACGCCGCGTCACACGCCGTTCTCGTCGGGTCGTCGGTGTTAGCGATTCTGCTCTGA